Proteins encoded in a region of the Vicia villosa cultivar HV-30 ecotype Madison, WI linkage group LG5, Vvil1.0, whole genome shotgun sequence genome:
- the LOC131608034 gene encoding thaumatin-like protein, with protein sequence MSPMKISLLSMFTLCLLSAQAANFEIVNRCSYTVWPAGIPRGGGRQLNSGQSYVLDIPAGTSGRIWGRTGCRFDGSGRGSCQTGDCVGALSCSVSGKPPTTLAEFTLNGGNNQDYFDISVIDGFNIPMQFGPTSNGCNKVRTCREKSCSDAYQYPSDDTKTVSCPGGTNYRIVFCP encoded by the coding sequence ATGTCTCCCATGAAAATATCATTGTTGTCTATGTTCACTCTTTGCTTGTTATCTGCACAGGCAGCAAATTTTGAAATTGTCAACCGATGCTCTTACACTGTCTGGCCAGCTGGCATTCCCAGAGGTGGTGGTAGGCAGTTGAATTCAGGACAGTCATATGTCTTAGACATTCCTGCTGGAACCTCGGGTCGAATTTGGGGCCGAACTGGTTGCAGATTTGATGGCTCAGGCCGTGGTAGTTGTCAAACCGGTGACTGCGTTGGTGCCCTAAGTTGCTCCGTATCTGGTAAACCCCCTACCACACTTGCTGAATTCACTCTTAATGGTGGAAACAATCAGGATTACTTTGATATATCTGTGATTGATGGTTTCAACATTCCAATGCAATTTGGTCCAACCTCTAATGGATGCAACAAAGTGCGAACTTGTAGAGAAAAGTCTTGCTCAGATGCTTATCAGTATCCCAGTGATGATACTAAAACAGTTTCATGCCCAGGTGGTACCAACTACAGAATTGTCTTCTGCCCTTGA